From a single Camarhynchus parvulus chromosome 6, STF_HiC, whole genome shotgun sequence genomic region:
- the GOLGA7B gene encoding golgin subfamily A member 7B: protein MATEVHSLQELRRSASLATKVFVQRDYSDGTTCQFQTKFPPELESRIERQLFEETVKTLNGFYAEAEKIGGSSYLEGCLACATAYFIFLCMETHYEKVLKKISKYIQDQNEKIYAPRGLLLTDPLERGMRVIEISIYEDRCSSGSSSSGSSSSSSGGGGGGAGGR, encoded by the exons ATGGCCACGGAG gtgcacagcctgcaggagctgcggCGCAGCGCGTCCCTGGCCACCAAGGTCTTTGTGCAGCGGGATTACAGCGACGGGACCACGTGCCAGTTCCAGACAAAGTTTCCCCCTGAGCTGGAGAGCCGG ATTGAGCGGCAACTTTTTGAGGAAACTGTGAAAACCCTAAATGGCTTCTACGCTGAGGCGGAGAAGATTGGGGGCAGCTCATACCTCGAGGGGTGCCTGGCCTGTGCCACTGCCTATTTCATCTTTCTCTGCATGGAGACACATTATGAGAAG GTCCTGAAGAAGATCTCCAAGTACATCCAGGACCAGAATGAGAAGATCTATGCGCCACgggggctgctgctcactgACCCCCTGGAGCGTGGCATGAGGGTC ATCGAGATCTCCATCTATGAGGACCGGTGCAGCAGCGGCAGCTCCAGCAgcggcagctccagcagcagcagcggtgGCGGTGGAGGCGGGGCGGGGGGCCGGTGA
- the SFRP5 gene encoding secreted frizzled-related protein 5: MPQAGTHPVSRGTALLALSLVLAGSLGGGQHYDYYGWQPESLPHGRFYGREPQCLDIPADMQLCRDVGYKRMRLPNLLEHETMAEAKQQAGSWVPLLAKQCHTDTQLFLCSLFAPVCLDRPVYPCRSLCEVVRDSCAPVMESYGFPWPEMLHCGKFPSDHELCIAVQFGNSKATPPPVSKICTQCEMEHKADGMMEQMCSSDFVVKMRIKEVTEENGERRLVAAQKKKVLKLGPLKRKDTKKMVLHMRNAGACPCPQLDSLSGSFLVMGRKVGGRLLLLAIYPWQKHNKEMKFAVKFMFSYPCPLYHPLLYGTGQH; this comes from the exons ATGCCGCAGGCGGGCACCCACCCGGTCTCCCGGGGCACGGCGCTGCTGGCCCTGTCGCTGGTGCTGGCAGGGTCCCTGGGCGGCGGGCAGCACTACGACTACTACGGCTGGCAGCCCGAGAGCCTGCCCCACGGGCGCTTCTACGGGCGGGAGCCGCAGTGCCTCGACATCCCGGCCGACATGCAGCTCTGCCGCGACGTGGGCTACAAGCGCATGCGGCTGCCCAACCTGCTGGAGCACGAGACCATGGCCGAGGCCAAGCAGCAGGCCGGCAGCTGGGTGCCTCTGCTCGCCAAGCAGTGCCACACCGACACccagctcttcctctgctccctctttGCCCCTGTGTGCCTCGACCGGCCCGTCTACCCCTGCCGCTCCCTCTGCGAGGTGGTACGGGACTCCTGTGCCCCCGTCATGGAGTCCTACGGCTTCCCCTGGCCTGAGATGCTGCACTGTGGCAAGTTCCCCTCTGACCACGAGCTCTGCATCGCCGTCCAGTTTGGGAACAGCAAAGCCACGCCGCCCCCAG TGTCCAAGATCTGCACCCAGTGTGAGATGGAGCACAAGGCGGATGGCATGATGGAGCAGATGTGCTCCAGTGACTTTG TGGTGAAAATGCGCATCAAGGAGGTGACGGAGGAGAACGGGGAGCGCCGGCTGGTGGCTGCCCAGAAGAAGAAGGTGCTGAAACTGGGCCCGCTGAAGCGCAAGGACACCAAGAAGATGGTGCTGCACATGAGGAACGCAggtgcctgcccctgcccccagcTCGACAGCCTCAGTGGCAGCTTCCTGGTCATGGGCCGCAAGGTGGGCGGCcgcctgctcctcctggccatCTACCCCTGGCAGAAGCACAACAAGGAGATGAAGTTTGCAGTCAAGTTCATGTTCTCCTACCCTTGCCCACTCTACCACCCCCTGCTCTATGGGACTGGGCAGCACTAG
- the ZFYVE27 gene encoding protrudin isoform X1 gives MQAVERDGAAGGPEGAAGAAEAPPEPSPPKAAAAFDLLELVRSYRRLELYLEPLRDAADGVRSLLRWQRPVCSLLVCLGLNFLLLTLGQAAWYSVLALLVAVPALLGYLQETCRARPSEPELVRRRYHSIRREDLRKVQLSRQEAIAQVKSFLIQLEGFLNGMCCSCEAVYRVLYWENPTVSSQFYGVLLGTICVLYLLPLCWVLAILNSTLFLGNTQFYQVIMELKASIEQCVGSKPLESTPEPAEPLPPAAAPDRTPTPTSAEDLTPGSVEEAEEAEPDEEFKDAIEENQLLVMEDDESSQCSADFDLSLPDNGFMSKNEVIRSKVSRLTERLRKRYPSNNFGNCTGCAATFSVLKKRRSCSNCGNSFCSRCCSFKVPKAVMGATAPEAQKETVFVCALCNQVLIK, from the exons ATGCAGGCGGTGGAGCGGGACGGGGCGGCAGGCGGCCCCGAAGGAGCGGCGGGAGCTGCTGAAGCCCCGCCGGAGCCGTCGCCGCCCAAGGCCGCCGCTGCTTTCgacctgctggagctggtgcgGAGCTACCGGCGGCTGGAGCTCTACCTGGAGCCGCTGCGGGACGCCGCCGACGGTGTCCGCTCCCTCCTCCG GTGGCAGCGGCCTGTGTGCTCTCTCCTGGTCTGCCTCGGCCTCAACTTCCTCCTGCTCACCCTCGGCCAAG CTGCCTGGTACTCGGTGCTCGCCCTGCTGGTGGCGGTGCCGGCCCTGCTGGGCTACCTGCAGGAGACGTGCCGGGCCCGGCCCTCGGAGCCGGAGCTGGTGCGCAGGAGGTACCACAGCATCCGCAGGGAGGACCTGCGCAAGGTGCAGCTCTCGCGGCAGGAGGCCATCGCCCAGGTCAAGAGCTT CCTGATCCAGCTGGAGGGGTTTCTGAACgggatgtgctgcagctgtgaggcAGTGTACCGTGTGCTGTACTGGGAGAACCCCACTGTCTCTTCCCA GTTTTATGGGGTGCTACTGGGCACTATCTGTGTCCTCTacctgctgcccctctgctgggTCCTGGCCATCCTTAATAGCACCCTCTTTCTGGGCAACACCCAGTTCTACCAAG TGATAATGGAACTCAAGGCCTCCATCGAGCAGTGTGTGGGCTCCAAACCCCTCGAGAGCACTCCAGAACCTGCTGAACCcctgccaccagctgctgccccagatcGGACCCCCACCCCCACCAGTGCCGAG GACCTTACCCCTGGCAGTgtggaggaagcagaggaggcagaaCCTGATGAAGAGTTCAAAGATGCAATTGAG GAGAACCAGCTGCTGGTCATG gagGATGATGAGAGCTCTCAGTGCTCAGCAGATTTTGACCTCAGCCTCCCAGACAATGGTTTTATGAGCAAAAATGAGGTGATCCGCAGCAAGGTGTCCCGCCTGACCGAGCGCCTGCGCAAGCGCTACCCCAGCAACAACTTTG GGAACTGCACGGGCTGTGCTGCCACCTTCTCTGTGCTCAAGAAGAGA aggagctgcagtaACTGTGGGAACAGCTTCTGCTCCAGGTGTTGTTCCTTCAAAGTCCCCAAGGCTGTGATGGGAGCCACGG cCCCGGAGGCTCAGAAGGAGACAGTGTTTGTGTGTGCGCTCTGCAACCAGGTGCTCATCAAGTGA
- the ZFYVE27 gene encoding protrudin isoform X2: MQAVERDGAAGGPEGAAGAAEAPPEPSPPKAAAAFDLLELVRSYRRLELYLEPLRDAADGVRSLLRWQRPVCSLLVCLGLNFLLLTLGQAAWYSVLALLVAVPALLGYLQETCRARPSEPELVRRRYHSIRREDLRKVQLSRQEAIAQVKSFLIQLEGFLNGMCCSCEAVYRVLYWENPTVSSQFYGVLLGTICVLYLLPLCWVLAILNSTLFLGNTQFYQVIMELKASIEQCVGSKPLESTPEPAEPLPPAAAPDRTPTPTSAEDLTPGSVEEAEEAEPDEEFKDAIEEDDESSQCSADFDLSLPDNGFMSKNEVIRSKVSRLTERLRKRYPSNNFGNCTGCAATFSVLKKRRSCSNCGNSFCSRCCSFKVPKAVMGATAPEAQKETVFVCALCNQVLIK; encoded by the exons ATGCAGGCGGTGGAGCGGGACGGGGCGGCAGGCGGCCCCGAAGGAGCGGCGGGAGCTGCTGAAGCCCCGCCGGAGCCGTCGCCGCCCAAGGCCGCCGCTGCTTTCgacctgctggagctggtgcgGAGCTACCGGCGGCTGGAGCTCTACCTGGAGCCGCTGCGGGACGCCGCCGACGGTGTCCGCTCCCTCCTCCG GTGGCAGCGGCCTGTGTGCTCTCTCCTGGTCTGCCTCGGCCTCAACTTCCTCCTGCTCACCCTCGGCCAAG CTGCCTGGTACTCGGTGCTCGCCCTGCTGGTGGCGGTGCCGGCCCTGCTGGGCTACCTGCAGGAGACGTGCCGGGCCCGGCCCTCGGAGCCGGAGCTGGTGCGCAGGAGGTACCACAGCATCCGCAGGGAGGACCTGCGCAAGGTGCAGCTCTCGCGGCAGGAGGCCATCGCCCAGGTCAAGAGCTT CCTGATCCAGCTGGAGGGGTTTCTGAACgggatgtgctgcagctgtgaggcAGTGTACCGTGTGCTGTACTGGGAGAACCCCACTGTCTCTTCCCA GTTTTATGGGGTGCTACTGGGCACTATCTGTGTCCTCTacctgctgcccctctgctgggTCCTGGCCATCCTTAATAGCACCCTCTTTCTGGGCAACACCCAGTTCTACCAAG TGATAATGGAACTCAAGGCCTCCATCGAGCAGTGTGTGGGCTCCAAACCCCTCGAGAGCACTCCAGAACCTGCTGAACCcctgccaccagctgctgccccagatcGGACCCCCACCCCCACCAGTGCCGAG GACCTTACCCCTGGCAGTgtggaggaagcagaggaggcagaaCCTGATGAAGAGTTCAAAGATGCAATTGAG gagGATGATGAGAGCTCTCAGTGCTCAGCAGATTTTGACCTCAGCCTCCCAGACAATGGTTTTATGAGCAAAAATGAGGTGATCCGCAGCAAGGTGTCCCGCCTGACCGAGCGCCTGCGCAAGCGCTACCCCAGCAACAACTTTG GGAACTGCACGGGCTGTGCTGCCACCTTCTCTGTGCTCAAGAAGAGA aggagctgcagtaACTGTGGGAACAGCTTCTGCTCCAGGTGTTGTTCCTTCAAAGTCCCCAAGGCTGTGATGGGAGCCACGG cCCCGGAGGCTCAGAAGGAGACAGTGTTTGTGTGTGCGCTCTGCAACCAGGTGCTCATCAAGTGA
- the MARVELD1 gene encoding MARVEL domain-containing protein 1 has product MARTAPPTVPPPPGPPARGSLSLHRAFLRSPLGLLRLGQLVLGAAFWVTVAAHKYEGAAHFALFAAVLIWLLTLALFGLSLLGRWELVPWLGSRWLLTNLVHDLALGVGLYAAATGIMGHKAKQRSFCNLPGYSQHCLYSAYLSASICGGITACLYLFSGLYCLLRRCQDQRDII; this is encoded by the coding sequence ATGGCCCGCACGGCTCCCCCGACAGtgccgccgcccccggggccgccggcCCGCGGCTCTCTCAGCCTCCATCGCGCCTTCCTGCGGAGCCCGCTGGGCCTGCTACGCCTGGGGCAGCTGGTTCTGGGCGCTGCCTTCTGGGTGACGGTTGCGGCTCATAAGTACGAGGGGGCGGCCCACTTCGCTCTGTTTGCCGCCGTCCTCATCTGGCTGCTCACCCTGGCCCTCTTCGGGCTGAGCCTGCTGGGGCGCTGGGAGCTGGTGCCCTGGTTGGGCTCCCGCTGGCTCCTCACCAACCTGGTGCACGACCTGGCACTGGGTGTGGGGCTCTATGCAGCTGCCACCGGCATCATGGGTCATAAGGCCAAGCAGAGAAGCTTTTGCAACCTGCCGGGCtacagccagcactgcctgtaCAGTGCCTACCTGAGCGCCTCCATCTGCGGGGGCATCACTGCCTGCCTGTACCTCTTCTCGGGGCTCTACTGCCTGTTGCGGCGCTGCCAGGACCAGCGAGACATCATCTGA
- the AVPI1 gene encoding arginine vasopressin-induced protein 1: protein MGRAAVAGPRRGGAKRVRERSGHQAEPPPPAARAMGTPASVVSDSPGRAAPAARARKRASANIFQGVGLRELRSLFRSGGAERPEERARLVWRYAGQRRMARALRRLRRRRTAQPGGGMAALRRFEHLRIAEKKLEGDCGARTGSGSMQQH from the exons ATGGGGCGCGCGGCTGTGGCGGGACCCCGGCGCGGTGGCGCGAAGCGGGTCCGGGAACGCAGCGGGCACCAGGCGGAGCCGCCACCGCCAG CGGCCAGGGCCATGGGCACTCCGGCCTCGGTGGTGAGCGACTCTCCGGGACGGGCGGCGCCCGCAGCCCGCGCCCGCAAGCGGGCCTCGGCCAACATCTTCCAGGGCGtggggctgcgggagctgcgGAGCCTGTTCcggagcggcggggccgagcGGCCCGAGGAGCGCGCCCGCCTCGTCTGGCGGTACGCGGGCCAGCGGCGCATGGCGCGGGCCCTGCGGCGGCTTCGGCGACGACGAACAGCCCAGCCCGGCGGTGGGATGGCCGCGCTACGGCGTTTCGAACACCTTCG GATCGCGGAGAAGAAGCTGGAGGGTGACTGTGGGGCCAGGACGGGCTCGGGGtccatgcagcagcactga
- the PI4K2A gene encoding phosphatidylinositol 4-kinase type 2-alpha: MDETSPLVSPERAQGPDYGLPGGAVRALPPAAPPPPSPPGSPGGRDRERQPLLERGARGPAAAQAQAQAQAAAAAAAAAAAAAQRERNDFPEDPEFADVVRRAELASERGIFPERISQGSSGSYFVKDPQGKIIGVFKPKNEEPYGHLNPKWTKWLQKLCCPCCFGRDCLVLNQGYLSEAGASLVDQKLELNIVPRTKVVYLASETFNYSAIDRVKSRGKRLALEKVPKVGQRFNRIGLPPKVGSFQLFVEGYKDADYWLRRCEAEPLPENTNRQLLLQFERLVVLDYIIRNTDRGNDNWLIKYDCPLDSAGVRDSDWVVVKEPIIKLAAIDNGLAFPLKHPDSWRAYPFYWAWLPQAKIPFSQEIKDLILPKISDPNFVKDLEEDLYELFKKDPGFDRGQFHKQIAVMRGQILNLTQALKDGKSPLHLVQMPPVIVETARSHQRSASESYTQSFQSRKPFFSWW, from the exons aTGGACGAGACGAGCCCGCTGGTGTCGCCGGAGAGGGCGCAGGGCCCCGACTACGGGCTGCCGGGGGGTGCTGTGCGCGCCCTCCCGCCCGCTgcgcccccgccgccctcccCTCCCGGCTCCCCTGGTGGCCGCGACCGCGAGCGGCAGCCGCTGCTGGAAcgcggggcgcggggcccggcggcggcgcaGGCCCAGGCGCAGGCccaggcggcggcggcggcagcggcggcggcagcggcggccgcgcAGCGGGAGCGCAACGACTTCCCCGAGGATCCCGAGTTTGCCGACGTGGTGCGGCGGGCTGAGCTGGCCAGCGAGCGCGGCATCTTTCCCGAGCGCATCTCGCAGGGCTCCAGCGGCAGCTACTTCGTGAAGGACCCGCAGGGG AAAATCATTGGCGTCTTCAAGCCCAAGAATGAGGAGCCCTATGGGCACCTGAACCCCAAGTGGACCAAGTGGCTGCAGAAGTtgtgctgcccatgctgctttGGGAGAGACTGCCTTGTCCTGAACCAGGGCTACCTGTCAGAGGCAGGTGCCAGCCTGGTAGACCAGAAACTGGAACTCAACATTGTTCCCCGCACAAAG GTGGTGTATCTGGCCAGTGAGACCTTCAACTACAGTGCCATTGACAGAGTGAAGTCCCGAGGAAAGAGGCTGGCCCTGGAGAAGGTGCCGAAAGTTGGCCAGCGCTTCAACCGCATTGGTCTGCCACCCAAG GTgggctccttccagctctttGTGGAAGGCTACAAGGATGCAGACTACTGGCTGCGGCGCTGTGAAGCCGAGCCGCTCCCGGAGAACACAAAtcggcagctgctgctgcagttcgAGCGGCTGGTGGTGCTGGACTACATCATCAGGAACACAG ATCGGGGCAATGACAACTGGCTCATCAAGTATGACTGTCCCCTGGACAGCGCGGGCGTGCGG GACAGCGACTGGGTGGTGGTGAAGGAGCCCATCATCAAGCTGGCTGCTATAGACAATGGTTTGGCCTTTCCCTTGAAACACCCGGACTCCTGGAGAGCAT ATCCGTTCTACTGGGCATGGCTGCCCCAGgccaaaatccccttttcacAGGAGATCAAGGACCTGATTCTTCCCAAGATCTCAGACCCAAACTTTGTCAAGGACCTGGAGGAAGATCTGTATGAGCTCTTCAAG AAAGACCCTGGCTTTGACAGGGGACAGTTTCACAAGCAGATTGCTGTCATGAGAGGCCAG ATCCTGAACCTGACTCAGGCGTTGAAAGATGGGAAGAGTCCACTGCACCTGGTTCAGATGCCGCCTGTGATTGTGGAAACAGCGCGCTCCCACCAGCGCTCCGCCAGTGAGTCCTACACGCAGAGCTTCCAGAGCCGGAAGCCTTTCTTCTCATGGTGGTAG